The following are encoded together in the Bacteroidales bacterium genome:
- a CDS encoding LysM peptidoglycan-binding domain-containing protein translates to MECPVCKTITSTADKHKCPVCATDLEIFILLESAEKKTADLKRINWLLFMLLLLTFIGSATYYFFYADRNAGEQVLLNQTILNQEIEIRRLDNEKQLLMSSINDLRSQVEKLTTELAERVEKEKEQVVPAPPAFKEIIHVVKRGESLKRIALKYYGNSEEYRKIMQDNNIKNPNNIIINQRLKIIVPQTN, encoded by the coding sequence ATGGAATGCCCGGTATGTAAAACGATAACCAGCACTGCCGACAAACACAAATGCCCTGTGTGCGCCACTGACCTCGAAATTTTCATCCTTCTCGAGAGTGCAGAAAAAAAGACAGCTGATCTTAAAAGAATAAACTGGTTACTGTTCATGTTGTTGTTGCTTACATTCATTGGTTCAGCCACTTATTATTTTTTCTATGCTGACCGCAATGCCGGCGAGCAGGTACTTCTGAACCAAACCATTTTGAACCAGGAAATTGAAATCCGGCGTTTGGACAACGAAAAGCAGTTGCTGATGAGCAGCATCAACGACCTGCGAAGTCAGGTGGAAAAACTTACCACTGAGTTGGCCGAAAGAGTAGAAAAAGAGAAAGAACAAGTTGTTCCGGCACCACCAGCTTTCAAAGAAATTATTCATGTGGTAAAGCGAGGCGAATCATTAAAACGAATTGCGCTTAAATACTATGGCAACAGCGAAGAATACCGTAAGATCATGCAGGATAACAACATTAAGAACCCAAACAATATTATTATCAACCAGCGCCTTAAAATTATAGTTCCGCAAACCAACTAA